The DNA region TCATGCCGTAGTCAATCAATCAAATACTGCTAAAGACCTTATCGTATTCGAAAATCTAGTTATAGATAATGATGCTCATCGTGTATTAGCAGATCAAAAAGAAGTGAACTTAACACCTAAAGAATATGAATTATTATTATATTTAGCGAAATCACCTGATAAAGTATTCGATC from Dysgonomonas mossii includes:
- a CDS encoding winged helix-turn-helix domain-containing protein, yielding HAVVNQSNTAKDLIVFENLVIDNDAHRVLADQKEVNLTPKEYELLLYLAKSPDKVFDREQLLKEVWHYEFYGDLRTVDTHVKRLREKLNRVSEEAAQMIHTVWGVGYKFEAPE